In Rutidosis leptorrhynchoides isolate AG116_Rl617_1_P2 chromosome 2, CSIRO_AGI_Rlap_v1, whole genome shotgun sequence, one genomic interval encodes:
- the LOC139891423 gene encoding cyclin-dependent kinase F-4-like isoform X2, translating to MERYTVIKEIGNGSFGVVWRALNKENGEVVAIKKIKKKYYSWEECINLREVKSLCKMNHPNIVKLKEVIRENDILYFVFEYMECSLYQLMKDRLKLFLETEIRNWCFQVFQGLAYMHQRGYFHRDLKPENFLVTKDVIKLADFGLAREIVSQPPYTEYVSTRWYRAPEVLLQSPTYGSAVDMWAMGAIMSELFSLRPLFPGSSEADEIYKICSVIGSPTKDSWAEGLELASNINYQFPKLAGVNLSALVPSASKEAVNLITSLCSWDPCKRPTALEVLQHPFFQSCYYVPPSLRPKSLIPRTSPPSAALSGRRVVEPKCVKKHPGSLPNSKPTSNISLSANKHASISSGVQRRLEMNRQDGVNEKVLKNSVRQPKYQPQPPIKNNSRGVYMCKGRGMSETAEKFGNMSISGRGAPKQYGVGRSDLFVGRSQGYSSTVAG from the exons ATGGAAAG GTACACGGTAATTAAAGAAATTGGCAATGGAAGCTTTGGGGTTGTCTGGCGAGCATTAAATAAGGAGAATGGTGAAGTG GTCGCGATTAAGAAAATTAAGAAGAAATATTATTCATGGGAAGAATGCATAAATTTAAGAGAAGTCAAG TCTCTTTGTAAGATGAATCATCCAAATATTGTGAAGCTGAAGGAAGTCATTAGAGAAAATGATATCTTATACTTTGTGTTCGAGTACATGGAATGCAGTCTTTACCAACTAATGAAAGATAGACTGAAGCTTTTCTTGGAAACTGAAATTAGAAACTGGTGCTTTCAAGTGTTTCAAGGTCTTGCATATATGCATCAGCGCGGTTACTTTCATCGTGACCTTAAGCCAG AGAACTTTCTTGTAACCAAAGATGTAATAAAGTTAGCTGATTTTGGTCTTGCTCGTGAGATTGTTTCCCAACCACCGTACACTGAGTATGTTTCAACACGCTG GTATCGTGCCCCTGAGGTTCTTCTCCAGTCACCAACGTATGGTTCTGCAGTTG ATATGTGGGCAATGGGAGCAATCATGTCTGAATTGTTTAGTCTACGACCACTGTTTCCAGGTTCAAG TGAGGCGGATGAAATTTATAAAATTTGCAGTGTGATAGGTAGTCCAACAAAAGACTCATGGGCTGAGGGTCTTGAGCTTGCAAGTAATATCAATTATCAGTTTCCAAAG CTTGCTGGCGTAAATCTATCTGCATTGGTACCATCTGCAAGCAAGGAGGCAGTTAATCTGATTACT TCACTATGTTCTTGGGATCCATGTAAGAGGCCAACAGCTTTAGAAGTTCTTCAGCATCCTTTCTTTCAG AGCTGTTACTATGTTCCGCCATCACTTCGCCCTAAATCTCTCATTCCTAGGACGTCTCCTCCATCGG CTGCATTAAGTGGGAGAAGGGTTGTGGAGCCCAAGTGTGTCAAGAAACATCCCGGGTCATTGCCAAACTCGAAGCCAACAAGCAATATTAGTTTATCTGCCAACAAGCATGCATCTATAAGCTCAG GTGTGCAACGCAGGTTGGAAATGAATCGACAG GACGGAGTGAATGAAAAGGTGCTTAAGAACTCCGTGAGACAACCAAAATACCAACCTCAACCTCCAATTAAAAACAATTCAA GAGGTGTGTATATGTGTAAGGGAAGAGGCATGAGTGAAACAGCTGAAAAGTTTGGAAATATGTCCATTAGTGGAAGAGGTGCACCCAAGCAGTACGGTGTTGGAAGGTCAGACCTGTTTGTTGGAAGGTCTCAAGGCTATAGCAGTACGGTGGCAGGATGA
- the LOC139891423 gene encoding cyclin-dependent kinase F-4-like isoform X1 encodes MERYTVIKEIGNGSFGVVWRALNKENGEVVAIKKIKKKYYSWEECINLREVKVTSPFLSLTRLLKILFFFNSLYYLYYICFSWQSLCKMNHPNIVKLKEVIRENDILYFVFEYMECSLYQLMKDRLKLFLETEIRNWCFQVFQGLAYMHQRGYFHRDLKPENFLVTKDVIKLADFGLAREIVSQPPYTEYVSTRWYRAPEVLLQSPTYGSAVDMWAMGAIMSELFSLRPLFPGSSEADEIYKICSVIGSPTKDSWAEGLELASNINYQFPKLAGVNLSALVPSASKEAVNLITSLCSWDPCKRPTALEVLQHPFFQSCYYVPPSLRPKSLIPRTSPPSAALSGRRVVEPKCVKKHPGSLPNSKPTSNISLSANKHASISSGVQRRLEMNRQDGVNEKVLKNSVRQPKYQPQPPIKNNSRGVYMCKGRGMSETAEKFGNMSISGRGAPKQYGVGRSDLFVGRSQGYSSTVAG; translated from the exons ATGGAAAG GTACACGGTAATTAAAGAAATTGGCAATGGAAGCTTTGGGGTTGTCTGGCGAGCATTAAATAAGGAGAATGGTGAAGTG GTCGCGATTAAGAAAATTAAGAAGAAATATTATTCATGGGAAGAATGCATAAATTTAAGAGAAGTCAAGGTAACATCACCTTTTCTCTCACTCACTCGCTTATTAaagattctttttttttttaattcattatattatttatattatatttgtttTTCTTGGCAGTCTCTTTGTAAGATGAATCATCCAAATATTGTGAAGCTGAAGGAAGTCATTAGAGAAAATGATATCTTATACTTTGTGTTCGAGTACATGGAATGCAGTCTTTACCAACTAATGAAAGATAGACTGAAGCTTTTCTTGGAAACTGAAATTAGAAACTGGTGCTTTCAAGTGTTTCAAGGTCTTGCATATATGCATCAGCGCGGTTACTTTCATCGTGACCTTAAGCCAG AGAACTTTCTTGTAACCAAAGATGTAATAAAGTTAGCTGATTTTGGTCTTGCTCGTGAGATTGTTTCCCAACCACCGTACACTGAGTATGTTTCAACACGCTG GTATCGTGCCCCTGAGGTTCTTCTCCAGTCACCAACGTATGGTTCTGCAGTTG ATATGTGGGCAATGGGAGCAATCATGTCTGAATTGTTTAGTCTACGACCACTGTTTCCAGGTTCAAG TGAGGCGGATGAAATTTATAAAATTTGCAGTGTGATAGGTAGTCCAACAAAAGACTCATGGGCTGAGGGTCTTGAGCTTGCAAGTAATATCAATTATCAGTTTCCAAAG CTTGCTGGCGTAAATCTATCTGCATTGGTACCATCTGCAAGCAAGGAGGCAGTTAATCTGATTACT TCACTATGTTCTTGGGATCCATGTAAGAGGCCAACAGCTTTAGAAGTTCTTCAGCATCCTTTCTTTCAG AGCTGTTACTATGTTCCGCCATCACTTCGCCCTAAATCTCTCATTCCTAGGACGTCTCCTCCATCGG CTGCATTAAGTGGGAGAAGGGTTGTGGAGCCCAAGTGTGTCAAGAAACATCCCGGGTCATTGCCAAACTCGAAGCCAACAAGCAATATTAGTTTATCTGCCAACAAGCATGCATCTATAAGCTCAG GTGTGCAACGCAGGTTGGAAATGAATCGACAG GACGGAGTGAATGAAAAGGTGCTTAAGAACTCCGTGAGACAACCAAAATACCAACCTCAACCTCCAATTAAAAACAATTCAA GAGGTGTGTATATGTGTAAGGGAAGAGGCATGAGTGAAACAGCTGAAAAGTTTGGAAATATGTCCATTAGTGGAAGAGGTGCACCCAAGCAGTACGGTGTTGGAAGGTCAGACCTGTTTGTTGGAAGGTCTCAAGGCTATAGCAGTACGGTGGCAGGATGA